Proteins encoded by one window of Xyrauchen texanus isolate HMW12.3.18 chromosome 24, RBS_HiC_50CHRs, whole genome shotgun sequence:
- the LOC127617939 gene encoding sideroflexin-1-like encodes MSGDLPLNINIKEPRWDQSTFMGRAQHFFMVTDPRNVLMSSEVLEDARVTVENYRLGVLKPGLTEDQLWRAKYIYDSAFHPDTGEKMLLIGRMSAQVPMNMTITGCMLTFYRTTPAVVFWQWVNQSFNAVVNYTNRSGDAPLTVNQLGAAYVSATTGAVITALGLKSLTKHLPAIIGRFVPFAAVAAANCINIPFMRQRELKNGIPVTDAEGKRLGESTKAAQQAIVQVVVSRIGMAVPAMAIPPVIMNALEKKAFMKRFPVLNAPVQVGLVGFCLVFATPLCCALFPQKSSMKVSSLEPELQERIQQSNPHTTTVYFNKGL; translated from the exons ATGTCTGGAGATTTGCCTCTGAATATCAACATTAAGGAACCACGATGGGACCAGAGCACATTTATGGGCCGGGCTCAGCACTTCTTCATGGTGACGGACCCGAGAAACGTCCTAATGTCCAGTGAAGTTTTAGAGGATGCCAGAGTTACTGTGGAAAACTACAG GTTGGGAGTTTTGAAGCCCGGGCTAACAGAGGATCAACTATGGAGGGCCAAATACATCTATGATTCTGCTTTCCACCCTGACACAGGAGAGAAAATGCTGCTAATTGGACGCATGTCTGCACAAGTGCCCATGAACATGACCATTACGGGTTGCATGCTTACCTTTTACAG GACAACCCCAGCTGTTGTCTTTTGGCAGTGGGTTAACCAGTCTTTCAACGCCGTTGTCAACTACACTAACCGCAGTGGAGATGCACCACTCACTGTGAA tCAGCTTGGAGCAGCCTACGTTAGTGCTACCACAGGAGCTGTAATAACAGCCCTGGGCCTGAAGTCTCTGACCAAG CACTTGCCAGCTATTATTGGCCGTTTTGTTCCATTTGCTGCAGTAGCAGCAGCAAACTGTATCAACATACCCTTCATGAGACAAAG AGAGCTGAAGAATGGTATTCCTGTCACTGATGCTGAGGGAAAACGCCTTGGAGAATCAACTAAAGCTGCTCAACAAGCCATCGTCCAGGTGGTGGTGTCTCGTATCGGCATGGCAGTACCAGCCATGG CTATTCCTCCAGTTATCATGAATGCCTTAGAGAAGAAAGCCTTCATGAAA CGGTTCCCAGTTCTCAACGCCCCTGTACAAGTTGGGCTTGTTGGATTCTG TCTGGTGTTTGCCACTCCACTATGCTGTGCTCTGTTCCCACAGAAGAG TTCCATGAAGGTGAGCAGTCTGGAGCCTGAGCTTCAAGAGaggatacaacaaagcaatcctCATAccactactgtttattttaacaAGGGTCTGTAG